Proteins from one Rosa chinensis cultivar Old Blush chromosome 7, RchiOBHm-V2, whole genome shotgun sequence genomic window:
- the LOC112178954 gene encoding uncharacterized protein LOC112178954 codes for MGSSSSPHRSHGGSNNSSSNGEDRPRFFDPKAKSKCWANAAIVPGRHPERWRKDAAGNIVCKRFCNCQGCLCFEYDHILPFSKGGESVAENCQILQTRVNRFKSNKEQVDENQLKGYSCDVKFTDKELDIIEMAVYGDVVRPGNQCRCRTVAEMLGQVKSKDKTAACKLPHSSEAL; via the exons ATGGGTAGTTCCTCATCGCCTCATCGCTCTCATGGTGGCAGTAACAATAGTAGCAGCAACGGCGAAGATAGGCCGCGATTCTTCGACCCAAAAGCAAAGAGCAAGTGCTGGGCAAACGCCGCAATAGTGCCAGGTCGACACCCTGAGCGGTGGCGCAAAGACGCCGCCGGCAACATTGTCTGCAAGCGCTTCTGCAATTGCCAGGGCTGCCTCTGCTTCGAGTACGATCACATACTCCCCTTTTCTAAAG GTGGTGAATCCGTAGCCGAAAACTGTCAGATTCTACAAACAAGAGTGAACAgattcaaatcaaacaaagagcAGGTCGACGAGAATCAATTGAAAGGCTACTCTTGTGATGTCAAGTTTACAG ATAAGGAGCTTGACATAATTGAAATGGCTGTTTACGGTGATGTGGTCCGGCCAGGAAACCAGTGCCGATGCAGAACTGTAGCCGAGATGCTTGGCCAGGTCAAGTCAAAAGACAAAACTGCCGCTTGCAAGTTGCCACATAGCAGTGAGGCTCTATAG